Below is a window of Pseudomonas monteilii DNA.
CGTGCTGGTGGCCGAAACCAATGCGCCGCCCAAACCGGACGACACCCGTGGCCTGCGCGGCTGGGTGATGGAAAAGGTCATGAAGCGGGCCGGTGCTGGCGTGCCCAGCGCCAACCGGATCACCCTGCTGCGCGACCAGAACAAGGATGGCGTGGCCGAGATGCGCGCGACCTTCCTGGAAGGGCTGAACTCGCCCTTCGGCATGGCGCTGGTGGGCAACGATTTCTACGTCGCCGATACCGACAAGCTGCTGCGCTATCACTACTCCCCCGGCGCCATGCAGCTCACGGGCGAAGCGACCACCGTGACCGACCTTCCCGCCGGGACGCTCAACCACCACTGGACCAAGAACGTCATCGCCAGCCCGGACGGCAAGACCCTCTACGTGACCGTCGGCTCCAACAGCAACGTTGGCGAGAATGGGCTGGAGCAGGAGCAGGGCCGCGCGGCGATCTGGGAAGTCGACCGTGCCACCGGCCAGCGGCAGCTGTTCGCCTCGGGCCTGCGCAACCCTAACGGGATGGCCTGGGAACCGAGCAGCGGTGCGCTGTGGACGGTGGTCAATGAACGCGACGAGATCGGCAGCGACCTGGTGCCGGACTACATGACCTCGGTCAAGCGCGGCGGCTTCTATGGCTGGCCCTACAGCTATTATGGCCAACACGTGGATGCGCGGGTGAAGCCTCAGGCGCCGGACCGGGTAGCGCAGGCGATCGTCCCGGATTATGCCCTGGGTCCGCACACGGCTTCTCTCGGGCTGACCTTCATTCAGCCAGGGGCCTTGCCGGCGCCGTTCGAACGTGGCGCGCTCATTGGCCAGCATGGGTCCTGGAACCGCAAGCCCCATAGCGGCTACAAGGTGGTGTTCGTGCCCTTCGATGCCCATGGTGCTCCGCAGGGTCAGCCGGTCGACCTGCTGAGTGGTTTTCTCAATGAGAAGGAAGAGGCGATGGGGCGCCCCGTGGGCGTGGTCACTGATGCGCGCGGTGGTGTGCTGGTGGCCGATGATGTGGGGAATGTAATCTGGCGGGTCAGCAAGACGCCTTGAGAGGCTGGGGCTGCGCGGTCGTGCAGCGAGCAGAGCGATGGCTGGCAGGATTCAAGGCTTCCCTGCTGAGCGATCTCCAGGGTCGCTCACTCATGACTACGCCACAGTAAGACAGGCTGTCACGGGCATGGAGGGCAACCGTCTTTTCCACTCGGTACATGCACGACCGCATGGGGCGCCTGGCAGTGCCCTATCGCTGGCAAGCCAGCTCCCACCCAGACCTCCGCAGCCGTCAATGTCGGCAGGGCTGCGCAAGCAGCTTATGGGAGCAACCTTCTTTTCTACTCGGTACATGTTCGACCGCATGCGGCGTCTGGCAGGGCCCTATCGCTGGCAAGCCAGCTCCCACCCAGACCTCCGCAGCCGTCAATGTCGGCAGGGCTGTGCAAGCAGCTTGTGGGAGCAACCTTCTTTTCTACTCGGTACATGTTCGACCGCATGCGGCGTCTGGCAGGGCCCTATCGCTGGCAAGCCAGCTCCCACCCAGACCTTTGTAGTGGTCAATATAGACAGGGCTGCGCAAGCAGCTTGTGGGAGCGGGCTTGCCCGCGATAGCGTCCGATCCGTCACAGCCTGCATCGCGGGCAAGCCCGCTCCCACAGTACCGTGATCGCCTTTACCACAGCGGCGTAACAACAGGTGTGGCGACCGTGATTAGGCTTGCAGGGCCCACCAGTCCACAAGCCCGTGTCACGGGTTCTGTGCCAGGTGCCCCGCCGGGATGATGCGCTTGGCCTGTAAATAGGCCTTGTGCCAGTAACTGTTCGACAGATGGTCCAGGCGCACGGTGCCGCCCGTGGACGGGGCGTGGACGAAGCGCCCCTCTCCGACATAGATCCCTGCATGGCTGACCTGCGAACCGCCGCCGGTGGCGAAGAACACCACGTCGCCTGACTGCAAGGCATTGATGTCGACGTTGGGCGCGCGCATGACGATCATCTCGCGGGTGGAGCGCGGCAGGCGGATGCCTGCCGCATCCTGGTACACGTACTTGATCAAGCCGCTGCAATCGAACCCGGAATCCGGCGTGTTGCCACCCCAGCGGTACGGGGTACCGACCAGACCGATGGCGCGAAACAGCACGTCTTCGGCGACTGGCGAGAACGAGGGTTGATGGTTGATCACCAGAGGTCGCTGCTTGGGCACGACCGGTGCCGGGGCAGGCGCCTGACTGGAACAGGCAGTCAACAGGGCTGCCAGGGAGAGAAATGCGAAGCGCGCCAACATCGCCATGAGCCAGAGCTTCCTGTCTGAGTCGTTCGGGCAATTGCCGAAAAGAGTTGAGAAATTAGATTAGACGCTTTCTGTAAATACGCACGGCGGCTCGCTTTTCAGCTGAGCCGCCGTGTTGGACCACGCCGCCTTGCGTCAGTTGCGCGCGATCGTGGTCGGTGCCATGGCCAAGGCGCGCTTGGCTTCCATGAAGGTCTTGCTCCAGTAGCGATCGCCCAGGCTGTCGATGCGCACGCCACCGCTGCGGCGGCTGCTGGAGTGGATGAACTGGTTGTCGCCGAGGTAGATGCCCGCGTGGCTGACGCGACCGCGACCGTTGGTGCTGAAGAACAGCAGGTCGCCTGGCTTGAGCTTGCTGCGCGACACGGTCGGCGCGTCGACGTTGATCATTTCGCGCGTCGAGCGTGGCAGGTTCATGCCGGCTTCTTCACGGAACAGGTAGCCGATGAAACCGCTGCAATCGAACCCGGATTTCTCCGTGGTGCCACCGAACCGGTAGCGCGTTCCGATCAGCTCTTTGCCACGTTCGAGGATGCTGTCGGCCAGCACCGGCAGGCGGTAAGGCTGGCTGCCATGGGCGAAGGGCTGAGTGTCTTCGTCTTCTGCAGGTTCTGCGTCGAAGACCGAAGCGACCGGTGCTTGCGCCTTGTGTTGAACCTGAGCGGTGACGGGGGCGTGATCCTGAGGCTGGGAAACAGGGCCTTGAGCGGCGCAGCCAAAAAGCAGGGTCACCAGTGCAAGTGGCACGAGGGGTGCGAAGCGAGACAGCATGGGCACGACCGTGACTGATTGTTGGGAAGGTTGGCACTATGCCTTCCGCTAAATCTATTTGCAAATTTTATCGAAAAAAATGTGACTTTTGCGTTTCGACGCGTTCGAAGGGTTTCGCATAGATCGGTTGATGCTTACCAACCCAGCGTTTCCTTGAGAAAAGGAATGGTCAATTTGCGCTGCGCCTGCAGCGAAGCCTGGTCGAGACGCTCGAGCAGGTCGAACAAGGCAGCCATGCTGCGCGTGCCCCGGGTCAGGATGAAATGGCCCACCTCGTCGGTCATCTGCAGGCCGCGACGCGACGCCCGCAGTTGCAGCGCACGCAACTTGTCTTCATCGCTCAACCCTCGCATCTGGAAAATCAGCGCCAAGGTCAGCCGCGACTTGAGGTCGGGCAGACGAATCGGCAGCTCGCGTGGAGAGCTGGCCGCAGCCAGCAGCAGACGTCGACCACTGTCGCGCAGGCGATTGAACAGGTGGAACATGGCCTCTTCCCAGTCGGCCTTGCCGGCGATCACGTGCAGGTCGTCGATGCAGACCAGTTCGTACTGCTCCAGGTGATCGAGCAGTTCCACGCCGCGGTCGAGCAGTTGCGCCAGAGGCAGGTAGACGGCCGGCTCGCCCAGTTGCTGGAAACGGTGGGTGGCGGCCTGTAGCAGATGGGTACGCCCGACGCCCTGCTTGCCCCACAGGTAGATGAGGCTTTCGGTCCAGCCGGCGTCGGCTTCG
It encodes the following:
- a CDS encoding peptidase P60 — its product is MLSRFAPLVPLALVTLLFGCAAQGPVSQPQDHAPVTAQVQHKAQAPVASVFDAEPAEDEDTQPFAHGSQPYRLPVLADSILERGKELIGTRYRFGGTTEKSGFDCSGFIGYLFREEAGMNLPRSTREMINVDAPTVSRSKLKPGDLLFFSTNGRGRVSHAGIYLGDNQFIHSSSRRSGGVRIDSLGDRYWSKTFMEAKRALAMAPTTIARN
- a CDS encoding sorbosone dehydrogenase; the protein is MGKVRVAGMLVLMVGLGGCGEAARLSVSDGTGPTPRLPEPDKRLIPTVNIAPAVGWPRGRTPHAAPGTQVTAFATGLDHPRWLYVLPNGDVLVAETNAPPKPDDTRGLRGWVMEKVMKRAGAGVPSANRITLLRDQNKDGVAEMRATFLEGLNSPFGMALVGNDFYVADTDKLLRYHYSPGAMQLTGEATTVTDLPAGTLNHHWTKNVIASPDGKTLYVTVGSNSNVGENGLEQEQGRAAIWEVDRATGQRQLFASGLRNPNGMAWEPSSGALWTVVNERDEIGSDLVPDYMTSVKRGGFYGWPYSYYGQHVDARVKPQAPDRVAQAIVPDYALGPHTASLGLTFIQPGALPAPFERGALIGQHGSWNRKPHSGYKVVFVPFDAHGAPQGQPVDLLSGFLNEKEEAMGRPVGVVTDARGGVLVADDVGNVIWRVSKTP
- a CDS encoding DnaA regulatory inactivator Hda (controls initiation of DNA replication by inhibiting re-initiation of replication, promotes hydrolysis of DnaA-bound ATP), whose translation is MKPIQLPLGVRLRDDATFINYYPGANAAALGYVERLCEADAGWTESLIYLWGKQGVGRTHLLQAATHRFQQLGEPAVYLPLAQLLDRGVELLDHLEQYELVCIDDLHVIAGKADWEEAMFHLFNRLRDSGRRLLLAAASSPRELPIRLPDLKSRLTLALIFQMRGLSDEDKLRALQLRASRRGLQMTDEVGHFILTRGTRSMAALFDLLERLDQASLQAQRKLTIPFLKETLGW
- a CDS encoding hydrolase Nlp/P60, producing the protein MAMLARFAFLSLAALLTACSSQAPAPAPVVPKQRPLVINHQPSFSPVAEDVLFRAIGLVGTPYRWGGNTPDSGFDCSGLIKYVYQDAAGIRLPRSTREMIVMRAPNVDINALQSGDVVFFATGGGSQVSHAGIYVGEGRFVHAPSTGGTVRLDHLSNSYWHKAYLQAKRIIPAGHLAQNP